The Pseudomonas sp. R4-35-07 nucleotide sequence TAGACAGGAAAATCACCAGACCGCTGATCACGAAAAACACATCCACGCCCGCCGCGCCTTTTTCGACAAACAGCCGACCCAAAGCGCTGTCCGCCTTGAAGCCGAAGAAAATCTGCATGAAGTGGTGCCCCACTACCGTCCAGGCCGCCAGGGCGCGCAACGCCTGTACCGAAATCAACATCGCCCGCCCACTCCCAGTACATTCACATAAAGCTGGGACCCTCGTGGACGGTCAAAGGTCGATCAAAGATTCTCGCAGTGGTTCAGCTCGGTCGGCGTGCGTGGACACTAAAAGACGTCGTCAGCACATAGACCGCCTTCGACGCGCGATCAACATGAGCGATATTCATGCAAAACCCGGGCATGCTCCAAAAGCGCACAGGTTTGCTATGATCCACGCCCTCCGTAATGCCTGACTTAGAGTAGTCCCATGTCCGATCGTAGCGCTCGTCTGCAAGCCCTCCACCAAGCCCTCAAGGAACGCATCCTGATCCTTGACGGCGGCATGGGCACGATGATCCAGAGCTATAAGCTCGAGGAACAGGACTACCGCGGCAAACGCTTCGCCGACTGGCCAAGCGACGTCAAGGGCAATAATGACTTGCTGGTGCTCACCCGCTCTGACGTGATTGGCGGAATTGAAAAGGCCTACCTGGATGCCGGTGCCGACATCCTTGAAACCAACACCTTCAACGCCACGCGCATTTCCATGGCCGACTACGGCATGGAAGAGCTGGCCTATGAATTAAACGTGGAAGGCGCGCGCCTGGCACGTAAAGTGGCCGACGCCAAGACCCTCGAGAACCCGGCCAAGCCGCGCTTCGTCGCCGGCGTTCTCGGCCCAACCAGCCGCACCTGCTCGCTGTCGCCGGACGTGAACAACCCCGGCTACCGCAACGTGACCTTCGATCAATTGGTGGAAAACTACACCGAGGCCACCAAGGGCCTGATCGAAGGCGGCGCCGACCTGATCCTGATCGAAACGATCTTCGACACCCTTAACGCCAAAGCCGCGATCTTCGCCGTGCAAGGAGTGTTCGAGGAACTCGGCGTAGAGCTGCCGATCATGATTTCCGGCACCATCACCGATGCCTCCGGGCGCACCTTGTCCGGCCAGACCACCGAGGCGTTCTGGAACTCCGTAGCCCACGCCAAGCCGATTTCGGTGGGCTTGAACTGCGCGCTCGGCGCCAGCGAATTGCGCCCGTACCTGGAAGAATTGTCGAACAAGGCCAATACCCACGTTTCCGCGCACCCTAACGCCGGCCTGCCCAACGAGTTCGGCGAGTACGACGAACTGCCCTCGGAAACGGCCAAGGTCATCGAAGAGTTCGCCCAGAGCGGCTTCCTCAATATCGTCGGTGGCTGCTGCGGCACCACGCCGGGGCATATCGAAGCCATCGCCAAGGCCGTGGCCGGTTATGCGCCGCGCTCGATCCCGGACATTCCCAAGGCCTGCCGCCTGTCCGGCCTGGAGCCGTTCACCATCGATCGCAGCTCGTTGTTCGTCAACGTCGGCGAGCGCACCAACATCACCGGTTCCGCCAAGTTCGCCCGGCTGATCCGTGAAGACAACTACACCGAAGCCCTGGAAGTCGCCCTGCAGCAGGTGGAAGCCGGCGCCCAGGTGATCGACATCAACATGGACGAGGGCATGCTCGATTCGAAGAAGGCCATGGTGACCTTCCTCAATCTGATCGCCGGCGAACCGGACATCTCGCGCGTGCCGATCATGATCGACTCCTCCAAATGGGAAGTGATCGAAGCCGGCCTCAAGTGCATCCAGGGCAAGGGCATCGTCAACTCCATCAGCATGAAGGAAGGTGTGGAGCAGTTCATTCACCACGCCAAGCTGTGCAAGCGCTATGGCGCAGCCGTGGTGGTGATGGCGTTCGACGAAGCCGGCCAGGCCGACACCGAAGCGCGCAAGAAGGAAATCTGCAAACGCTCCTATGACATCCTGGTCAATGAAGTGGGCTTCCCGCCGGAAGACATCATCTTCGACCCGAACATCTTCGCGGTCGCCACCGGCATCGAAGAGCACAACAACTACGCCGTCGACTTCATCAACGCCTGCGCCTACATCCGCGACGAGTTGCCCTATGCGCTGACCTCCGGTGGCGTGTCCAACGTGTCGTTTTCATTCCGTGGCAACAACCCGGTGCGCGAGGCGATCCACTCGGTGTTCCTGCTGTATGCGATCCGCAACGGGCTGACCATGGGTATCGTCAACGCCGGCCAACTGGAGATCTACGACCAGATCCCGGCCGAGCTGCGCGATGCGGTGGAAGACGTGGTGCTCAACCGCACCCCGGACGGCACCGACGCCCTGCTCGCCATCGCCGACAAGTACAAGGGCGACGGCAGCGTCAAGGAGGCCGAGACCGAAGAGTGGCGTGGCTGGCCGGTGAACAAGCGCCTGGAACACGCGCTGGTCAAGGGCATTACCACGCACATTGTCGAAGACACCGAAGAGTCGCGACTGTCGTTCGCGCGTCCGATCGAGGTGATCGAAGGCCCGCTGATGTCCGGGATGAACATCGTCGGTGACCTGTTCGGCGCCGGCAAAATGTTCCTGCCCCAGGTGGTCAAGTCCGCCCGCGTGATGAAGCAGGCCGTGGCCCATCTGATTCCCTTTATCGAGCTGGAGAAGGGCGACAAACCCGAGGCCAAGGGCAAAATCCTGATGGCCACGGTCAAGGGCGACGTGCACGACATCGGCAAGAATATCGTCGGCGTGGTGCTGGGGTGCAACGGCTATGACATCGTCGACCTCGGCGTGATGGTCCCGGCAGAAAAGATCCTGCAGGTTGCCAAGGAACAGAAGTGCGACATCATCGGCCTGTCCGGCTTGATCACTCCGTCCCTGGACGAGATGGTACACGTGGCCCGCGAGATGCAGCGCCAGGATTTCCACCTGCCACTGATGATCGGTGGCGCAACCACCTCCAAGGCGCACACGGCAGTGAAAATCGAGCCCAAGTACAGCAATGACGCGGTGATCTACGTGACCGACGCCTCGCGTGCCGTGGGCGTGGCCACGCAGTTACTGTCCAAGGAATTGAAAGCCGGTTTCGTCGAGAAAACCCGCCTGGAATACATCGACGTACGCGAGCGCACCGCCAACCGCAGCGCCCGCACCGAACGCCTGAGCTACCCGGCGGCGATTGCCAAGAAGCCGCAGTTCGACTGGAGCACGTACACCCCGGTCAAGCCGACCTTTACCGGCACCAGGGTACTGGAGAATATCGACCTCAACGTGCTGGCCGAGTACATCGACTGGACGCCGTTCTTCATTTCCTGGGACCTGGCCGGCAAATTCCCACGCATCCTCACCGATGAAGTGGTGGGTGAAGCGGCCACCGCGCTGTATGCCGATGCCCGGGAAATGCTCAGGAAGTTGATCGATGAAAAACTCATCAGCGCCCGCGCGGTGTTCGGCTTCTGGCCGACCAACCAGGTGCAGGACGATGACCTGGAAGTCTATGGCGAAGACGGCCAGCCGATTGCGCGGCTGCATCATCTGCGCCAGCAGATCATCAAGACCGACGGCAAGCCGAATTTCTCCCTGGCCGACTTTGTCGCGCCCAAGGACAGCGGCGTGACCGACTACATCGGTGGTTTCATCACTACCGCCGGCATCGGCGCCGAAGAGGTCGCCAAGGCCTATCAGGACGCCGGCGACGACTACAACTCGATCATGGTCAAGGCCCTCGCCGACCGCCTGGCCGAAGCCTGCGCCGAGTGGTTGCACCAGCAAGTGCGTAAAGAACACTGGGGCTACGCCAAGGACGAACAGCTGGACAACGAAGCGCTGATCAAGGAGCAATACAGCGGCATCCGCCCTGCCCCAGGCTACCCGGCGTGCCCGGACCACACCGAGAAGGCCCAGTTGTTCCAACTGCTCGACCCCGAGGCCCGGGAAATGCAGGCCGGCCGCAGCGGCGTGTTCCTCACCGAGCACTATGCGATGTTCCCGGCGGCAGCCGTCAGTGGCTGGTACTTCGCCCACCCACAGGCGCAGTACTTTGCCGTCGGCAAGGTCGACAAGGACCAGGTGCTGAGCTACACCGCGCGCAAGGGCCAGGACCTGAGCGTGACCGAGCGCTGGCTGGCGCCGAACCTGGGCTACGACAACTGATAGGCTCTTGCGTCCGTGCAGGGGCTTGTCGAGCCCCTGCACGGACGTGCGCCCTACAGACCCAGCCGGGTGCGTTCCCTCGCGGTCAGCTCAATGGCCAGGGCGGTTTCCTGTTCAGCCCGCTTGCGGCCCAACTCTGCATACTCACGTAAATAGTGCGCGCCTGCGTCGGGGTAACGATCATCCAGGGCGTCGATTTGTGTGGCGATGTCGTCGGCCAAGGCCCTGAACTCGACAGCGTACGTCCTTCTCAAGTAGTCCACCCAGTAGGTGCGTTCAACCAGGCTCTGGACAAAGGCATCGCGGCCTTCGTTTTCAATGATGCTGTCATACGCAGTATCCAGGGCCGCCGAGGTCACGTTGGCGACGTTTGTATAGATCATGCCATGGGGTTGGCTCGGCAGATCCAGACGCTGGGCCAATCCAATACGGTAAGCCAGGCGAATTTCCGCTGGGTCGGCGCCTGGCCGCCCGCGAATGGCCTCTTCGGCATGCCTCTCGACGGCATCAAGGCGGCTCATGCGCCTGGCCAACCGGAACAATTCGCTACCTTCCTGCGCAGGCGTCACGCTACTGCGCACGTTGAACTCATAGACAGCCGTTTCAAGGTCGTTGAACACCAGAATTCGACCATCGCCGCATGTCACCCTGACCTGTGCCGCACTTGCCCTGGCAAATACGTCCGAGCGCAGAGAGCGGTTTGCATAGAGCGCATCCAGGACCCGCCACACCCGCGTTGTCATATCCGCCGGATTGCGCTGGAAATCCCGGGTATTGCGCAATTGCGACAAGGTGAAGAAAAAGGCAGCGCTGTCAGGCTCGGCCCGTAGTTCGTCCCAGGCTTGCTCCCGCTCCGAACCCTCAGCCACGTCGGCGAACCAGCGGTCTCGCTGCACTTGGGGGGGTTCGATTTCCGGGTGCTCATCGAAATCCGACTGCTCATCGGAGCTTTCGGACTCTTCAGAATGATAGCCTGCGATCATTTCTTCGATGTCCTCGAGGGTAAAGCCCAGGCCATTGCCGGTGCGCAGCAGATGCGTTCGCAAAGCTTCGAACTCATCCTCAAGCAGCAGGTTGTCGTACAGGTCGGTGCCGGCCATCAACGCCTGATGCCTGAGGCTAAGGGCCTCGGGTGGGATGACCTCTATCCGGTTGTTACGCAGGTTCAACGAGCGTAAGCGCGGCGCCTGAAGCACGCCCGCCGGCCACTCGGTCAATACGTTGTCGCTCAGGTTCAAGGTTTGCACCTGCGACATACCGCTCACATCCAGCTCGGGCAGCAGGTTTTCATTCAGGTTCAAGCTTTCCAACAGGGGCATATTAAGCAGTTGTCGGCGCAGCGCCGGCGCGTCTCGCAAGTTATTACGGGCAGCGTCCAGATGCCGCAGCGAACGAAATTCACTCACGGCATCGGACAATACCGTCAGGTCGTTGTTGCCCAGGGTCAAGGTGTCGATATGGCGAAACGTGCGCAGAAACTCATTGGACCCTTGATCCGTAATCCTGACCCCGCTCAGGTCTAGATCGCGGACATGGGGGAGCAGGCTGGGTAGCGCCGGCAAATCCCCCAGCGTCAGCCCGGACAGAGTCAATTGGCGCAGGCCTTGCGGCGCCGGTACCGGCAGCCCTT carries:
- the metH gene encoding methionine synthase, producing the protein MSDRSARLQALHQALKERILILDGGMGTMIQSYKLEEQDYRGKRFADWPSDVKGNNDLLVLTRSDVIGGIEKAYLDAGADILETNTFNATRISMADYGMEELAYELNVEGARLARKVADAKTLENPAKPRFVAGVLGPTSRTCSLSPDVNNPGYRNVTFDQLVENYTEATKGLIEGGADLILIETIFDTLNAKAAIFAVQGVFEELGVELPIMISGTITDASGRTLSGQTTEAFWNSVAHAKPISVGLNCALGASELRPYLEELSNKANTHVSAHPNAGLPNEFGEYDELPSETAKVIEEFAQSGFLNIVGGCCGTTPGHIEAIAKAVAGYAPRSIPDIPKACRLSGLEPFTIDRSSLFVNVGERTNITGSAKFARLIREDNYTEALEVALQQVEAGAQVIDINMDEGMLDSKKAMVTFLNLIAGEPDISRVPIMIDSSKWEVIEAGLKCIQGKGIVNSISMKEGVEQFIHHAKLCKRYGAAVVVMAFDEAGQADTEARKKEICKRSYDILVNEVGFPPEDIIFDPNIFAVATGIEEHNNYAVDFINACAYIRDELPYALTSGGVSNVSFSFRGNNPVREAIHSVFLLYAIRNGLTMGIVNAGQLEIYDQIPAELRDAVEDVVLNRTPDGTDALLAIADKYKGDGSVKEAETEEWRGWPVNKRLEHALVKGITTHIVEDTEESRLSFARPIEVIEGPLMSGMNIVGDLFGAGKMFLPQVVKSARVMKQAVAHLIPFIELEKGDKPEAKGKILMATVKGDVHDIGKNIVGVVLGCNGYDIVDLGVMVPAEKILQVAKEQKCDIIGLSGLITPSLDEMVHVAREMQRQDFHLPLMIGGATTSKAHTAVKIEPKYSNDAVIYVTDASRAVGVATQLLSKELKAGFVEKTRLEYIDVRERTANRSARTERLSYPAAIAKKPQFDWSTYTPVKPTFTGTRVLENIDLNVLAEYIDWTPFFISWDLAGKFPRILTDEVVGEAATALYADAREMLRKLIDEKLISARAVFGFWPTNQVQDDDLEVYGEDGQPIARLHHLRQQIIKTDGKPNFSLADFVAPKDSGVTDYIGGFITTAGIGAEEVAKAYQDAGDDYNSIMVKALADRLAEACAEWLHQQVRKEHWGYAKDEQLDNEALIKEQYSGIRPAPGYPACPDHTEKAQLFQLLDPEAREMQAGRSGVFLTEHYAMFPAAAVSGWYFAHPQAQYFAVGKVDKDQVLSYTARKGQDLSVTERWLAPNLGYDN